A genomic segment from Flavobacterium inviolabile encodes:
- the apaG gene encoding Co2+/Mg2+ efflux protein ApaG, giving the protein MVSQITRGIKISVLTSFEGTYFKNYKIHFAFSYEITIENQSKDSVQLNSRHWEIYDSLNDIEIVDGEGVIGKKPVLKPGEKHTYSSGCLLSSPFGAMRGYFNMVNFTTTRSFRVIIPTFRLSAPFALN; this is encoded by the coding sequence ATGGTTTCACAAATAACGAGAGGCATAAAAATTTCCGTCTTGACTAGTTTTGAAGGTACATACTTCAAAAACTACAAAATTCACTTTGCCTTTAGTTATGAGATCACGATTGAAAACCAGAGCAAAGACTCCGTACAGTTAAACTCCCGCCACTGGGAAATATACGATTCGTTAAACGATATTGAAATTGTAGACGGCGAAGGTGTTATTGGTAAAAAACCGGTTTTAAAACCGGGAGAAAAACACACTTACAGCTCCGGCTGCCTTCTTTCATCGCCATTTGGCGCAATGCGCGGTTATTTTAATATGGTCAATTTTACAACGACCAGAAGTTTCCGTGTCATTATTCCTACATTCCGGCTGAGTGCCCCTTTCGCGCTGAACTAA
- the pruA gene encoding L-glutamate gamma-semialdehyde dehydrogenase — protein sequence MPKGIYNVPKAVNEPVKSYAPGTPEREAVLATFKKMYSANVDVPLYIGGEEIRTGKTKNLTPPFDHKHIVGQYHEAEKEHIEKAITTALEAKKKWAALSWEHRASIFLKAADLLAGPYRAKINAATMIAQAKTVHQAEIDSACELIDFLRFNVQFMTQVYAEQPISSEGIWNRLEHRPLEGFVYAITPFNFTAIAGNLPASPALMGNVVVWKPSATQIYSANVIVEVFKQAGLPDGVINVVYGNSAMISDTLLASPDFAGIHFTGSTGVFNDMWAKIGQNISKYKTYPRIVGETGGKDFVLAHPSAIPAQVATALSRGAFEYQGQKCSAASRAYLPKSLWPAIKEVLVADLASMKMGSPEDPSNFVSAVISESSFDKLAGFIDQAKKDSDAEIIAGGNYDKSVGYFIEPTVIVTTNPKYKTMETELFGPVLTIYVYEDAKWEETLALVDGTSEYALTGAIFSQDRYAIEEATKALENAAGNFYINDKPTGAVVGQQPFGGARGSGTNDKAGSVLNLIRWVSPRTIKETFVPPTDYKYPFLG from the coding sequence ATGCCAAAAGGAATATACAATGTACCAAAAGCAGTTAACGAACCCGTTAAATCTTATGCTCCCGGTACTCCGGAAAGAGAGGCAGTTTTAGCTACTTTCAAAAAAATGTACAGCGCAAATGTTGATGTACCTTTATATATTGGCGGAGAAGAAATCCGTACAGGAAAAACAAAAAACCTAACGCCTCCATTCGACCACAAACATATCGTAGGACAATACCACGAAGCAGAAAAAGAGCATATTGAAAAAGCGATTACAACTGCTTTGGAAGCTAAGAAAAAATGGGCTGCCCTTTCATGGGAACACAGAGCGTCTATTTTCTTAAAAGCTGCCGATTTATTAGCAGGTCCTTACCGTGCAAAAATCAATGCAGCAACCATGATTGCTCAGGCAAAAACGGTTCACCAGGCAGAAATTGATTCTGCTTGCGAATTAATCGACTTTTTACGTTTCAACGTTCAGTTCATGACACAGGTATATGCAGAACAGCCTATCTCTTCTGAAGGTATCTGGAACCGTTTGGAGCACCGTCCGTTAGAAGGATTCGTATATGCGATCACTCCGTTTAACTTTACGGCTATCGCCGGTAACCTTCCTGCTTCTCCGGCATTAATGGGGAACGTTGTGGTTTGGAAACCAAGTGCAACACAAATCTACTCGGCAAATGTAATTGTTGAGGTATTCAAACAAGCTGGTTTACCGGATGGTGTTATCAACGTAGTGTATGGAAACTCAGCGATGATTTCCGATACGTTATTGGCAAGTCCTGATTTTGCCGGTATTCACTTTACAGGTTCTACAGGCGTATTCAACGACATGTGGGCTAAGATCGGACAAAACATCAGCAAATACAAAACATATCCAAGAATCGTAGGAGAAACCGGAGGAAAAGATTTCGTTCTGGCACACCCTTCTGCTATTCCGGCACAAGTGGCTACCGCTTTATCAAGAGGTGCTTTCGAATACCAGGGACAAAAATGTTCTGCTGCTTCAAGAGCTTACTTACCAAAATCGTTATGGCCGGCCATCAAAGAAGTTCTAGTAGCCGATTTAGCATCCATGAAAATGGGATCGCCGGAAGATCCTTCCAACTTCGTTTCTGCTGTTATTTCTGAAAGCTCTTTCGATAAATTAGCCGGTTTTATTGACCAGGCTAAAAAAGACAGCGATGCTGAAATTATTGCCGGAGGTAATTATGATAAATCTGTAGGGTACTTCATTGAGCCAACCGTTATCGTAACAACCAACCCGAAATACAAAACCATGGAAACCGAATTATTCGGACCTGTTTTAACCATCTACGTTTACGAAGACGCTAAATGGGAAGAAACACTTGCTTTAGTAGACGGAACTTCTGAATATGCTTTAACAGGAGCTATTTTCAGCCAGGATCGTTATGCTATTGAAGAAGCAACCAAAGCGTTGGAAAATGCAGCCGGAAACTTCTATATCAACGACAAACCAACCGGAGCTGTTGTAGGACAACAACCGTTTGGAGGTGCAAGAGGTTCGGGAACTAACGACAAAGCCGGTTCGGTATTGAACCTGATTCGTTGGGTATCACCAAGAACAATCAAGGAAACATTTGTTCCGCCAACAGATTATAAATATCCGTTCTTAGGATAA